The Oreochromis niloticus isolate F11D_XX linkage group LG15, O_niloticus_UMD_NMBU, whole genome shotgun sequence genome includes a region encoding these proteins:
- the LOC100706836 gene encoding tyrosine-protein phosphatase non-receptor type 14: MPFRLKLRRTRRYNVLSKNYFVTRIRLLDSNVIECTLSVESTGQECLEAVAQRLELRETHYFGLWFQGKTQTPEKRWVELEKPLKKQLDKFGNEPLLFFGVMFYVPNVSRLEQEATRYQYYLQVKKEVLDGRLQCSVEQGIRLAGLAVQADFGDFTQFLSQDFLREYVLFPVNWRNGEEVLEEWTQKVAEEHKSHCRMQAAEAELLYIKEVEKLDGFGQESFPAKDNYTNDIFIGVSFIGVFVKHRNGRSIMLHKWKDIGTIAHNKSAITVEITSRDDTIVFHMEDMEMAKYIARLFTARHKFYKQNKICAEPTHSPAPMRRRPTWTHRLSLPRPQSCNFQSVHSQFGDHYQDTQSSQDSIFHDDPYYKSESSLDRCTVDFTYRNGNVPNGSMYSSPSLSSLNRSQNFVPPSPMSSNLSIPGSELMRPDYIPSHRHSAIIAPSYRPTPEYDAVMRQKRCMLPAHHDLHSQSLRSLNISNACAYRQPEPLVYSQPEMRERGPYHGVAPSPAPYTPQITYSKPVSHGPHQGGPANSQGPCHSPQVNESGGSSSGGGGGSSISHTVSTPELANTKQQGNNMGNYAATANMLRNHMSRPPPPYPSSSFRPATSTPDLASHRHRIGGSSPELVTRMVQLSVKTFQPDSSAVVHQSLQEVSEPLTAAAKHRSTLGKRHSMEVISSMRGAMEGLVMKGMNAPLHRRNTLREHVMPSQPQSIPQPQNSQSQPQPQPQPQPPPQQPKELPMKPAKNAPEAVTYQHQKTLSNATMLIHSSESEEEEEEEEERPELDVQIPGLNEDISISAQLQAALAKLPNKPPPEYPGPPRPASNAQARTHTHNHNNTHHTNHNQGPQGNQGPVDPSQGHGCALKTGQSQGVSGPGVGGGGGGGGTLTRGDQSVVNGAVLGPSISEPDLTSVKERVRKEPVKERPVSEMFSLEDSIVEREIAQRTLERQKMSVDSMKRPLMMAALNGLYVARMPVPESPGEEGAKAATDERCKTLELKLEEERVFTEYEQVPKKRVDCILTTATLPENAERNRFRDVVPYEENRVELVPNKENNTGYINASHIKVMIRGEDWHYIATQGPLANTCADFWQMVWEQGVNVIAMVTAEEEGGRSKSHRYWPKLGSKHNSATHGKFKVTTKFRTDSGCYATTGLKVKHLLSGQERTVWHLQYTDWPEQGCPEYVLGFLSYLEEIQSVRRHTNSMLDTSKSLNPPVVVHCSAGVGRTGVVILTELMIRCLEHNEPVEVPTMLSELRQQRMLMVQTISQYKFVHQVLIQFLKNSRLI, from the exons GTATCAGTATTACCTGCAGGTAAAGAAGGAGGTGTTGGATGGACGTCTACAGTGCTCTGTAGAGCAGGGGATCAGGCTCGCTGGCCTGGCAGTACAAG CTGACTTTGGAGACTTCACTCAATTCCTGTCTCAGGACTTCCTTAGGGAGTACGTGCTTTTCCCAGTG aACTGGCGTAATGGAGAAGAGGTGCTAGAAGAGTGGACCCAGAAAGTTGCTGAGGAGCACAAGAGTCACTG TCGAATGCAGGCCGCTGAAGCAGAACTGCTGTACATCAAGGAGGTGGAAAAACTGGATGGCTTTGGCCAGGAGAGCTTTCCAGCTAAG GACAACTATACCAATGACATATTCATCGGCGTGTCTTTCATTGGAGTGTTTGTTAAACACAGAAATGGCAGATCCATCATGCTTCACAA GTGGAAGGACATTGGTACCATTGCACACAACAAGTCAGCCATCACAGTGGAGATAACGAGCAGAGACGACACCATCGTTTTTCACATG gagGATATGGAAATGGCCAAGTACATCGCCCGCCTTTTCACAGCCAGACACAAATTCTACAAACAGAACAAGATCTGTGCAGA GCCCACTCACTCACCTGCACCAATGAGGAGGAGACCAACCTGGACTCATCGCCTGTCTCTG CCACGGCCACAATCCTGTAACTTCCAGTCAGTGCATTCCCAGTTTGGAGACCATTATCAGGACACACAGAGCTCTCAAG ACAGTATCTTCCATGATGACCCGTACTACAAGTCAGAGAGCAGCCTGGATCGCTGTACAGTGGACTTTACCTACCGAAACGGTAACGTGCCAAACGGAAGCATGTACAGCAGCCCCAGCCTGAGCTCCCTCAATCGTTCCCAGAATTTTGTCCCACCCTCGCCCATGTCCTCCAACCTCAGCATCCCTGGCAGTGAGCTCATGCGGCCTGACTACATCCCCAGCCACCGTCACAGTGCCATCATCGCACCATCCTATCGGCCCACGCCTGAGTACGATGCTGTCATGCGGCAGAAGCGGTGCATGCTCCCTGCTCACCATGACCTTCACAGCCAGTCGCTACGCAGTCTGAACATCAGCAACGCCTGTGCCTACCGGCAGCCTGAGCCTCTAGTATACAGCCAGCCAGAGATGCGAGAGAGGGGCCCTTATCATGGTGTGGCACCCAGCCCTGCTCCGTATACACCACAG ATCACATATAGTAAGCCGGTGTCCCATGGCCCTCATCAGGGAGGACCAGCCAACAGCCAGGGTCCGTGCCATTCACCCCAAGTTAATGAAAGTggaggcagcagcagcggtggaggtggaggaagctCCATCTCTCATACAGTCAGCACACCCGAGCTGGCAAATACCAAACAACAGGGGAACAACATGGGAAACTATGCAGCTACAGCCAACATGCTGAGGAACCACATGTCGCGGCCTCCTCCACCTTACCCTTCCAGCTCCTTTCGCCCGGCCACCAGCACGCCAGACCTAGCGAGCCATCGGCATCGCATTGGTGGCAGCAGTCCAGAACTGGTTACCCGCATGgtgcagctgtcagtcaaaaccTTCCAGCCTGACAGCTCAGCTGTGGTGCACCAGTCCCTGCAGGAGGTCAGTGAACCATTAACTGCAGCTGCTAAGCACCGGTCCACGCTGGGCAAGAGACACAGCATGGAGGTTATAAGCAGCATGAGAGGAGCGATGGAAGGCCTTGTGATGAAAGGAATGAATGCTCCTCTTCATCGGCGGAATACTCTGAGAGAACATGTGATGCCATCTCAGCCTCAGTCCATTCCCCAGCCTCAAAACTCTCAGTCACAACCTCAGCCGCAACCTCAACCTCAGCCTCCACCTCAGCAGCCAAAAGAGTTGCCCATGAAGCCTGCCAAGAATGCACCTGAGGCAGTGACTTATCAGCACCAAAAGACTCTTTCTAATGCCACCATGCTCATACACAGCAGTGAaagtgaagaagaggaagaggaagaagaggagaggcCTGAACTGGACGTTCAAATTCCAGGTCTCAACGAGGACATTAGCATCAGTGCACAACTCCAGGCTGCTCTGGCCAAACTTCCCAATAAACCCCCTCCAGAATACCCGGGCCCTCCTAGACCTGCAAGCAATGCTCAAGCTCGCACCCACACCCACAATCACAACAACACCCACCACACCAACCATAATCAAGGACCACAGGGCAACCAGGGACCAGTGGACCCAAGCCAAGGCCATGGCTGTGCCCTAAAGACTGGACAGAGCCAGGGTGTTAGTGGGCCTGGGGttggtggtggaggtggtggtggtgggacaCTGACCCGGGGGGATCAGAGTGTTGTGAATGGAGCAGTTTTAGGTCCATCCATTTCAGAACCGGACTTGACCAGTGTGAAGGAGAGGGTGAGGAAGGAGCCGGTCAAAGAGAGGCCAGTATCAGAGATGTTTTCCTTGGAAGACAGCATAGTGGAGAGGGAAATCGCTCAAAGG ACGCTGGAGAGACAGAAGATGTCTGTGGActccatgaagaggccgctgaTGATGGCCGCACTCAACGGGCTCTACGTCGCCCGAATGCCTGTCCCCGAGAGTCCAGGGGAGGAAGGCGCCAAGGCGGCTACTGATGAAAGG tgTAAGACCTTGGAGTTGAAGTTAGAAGAAGAGCGGGTCTTTACTGAGTATGAGCAGGTGCCCAAGAAGAGGGTAGACTGTATTCTCACAACAGCAACTCTGCCCGAAAATGCAGAGCGCAACCGTTTCCGAGATGTTGTTCCTTATGAGGAGAATCGAGTTGAGCTTGTACCCAACAAGGAGAACAACACGGGCTACATAAATGCCTCGCATATCAAG GTCATGATCAGAGGGGAGGACTGGCACTACATTGCTACCCAGGGTCCACTAGCCAACACCTGTGCTGACTTCTGGCAGATGGTCTGGGAGCAGGGGGTCAACGTTATCGCCATGGTTACTGCCGAGGAG GAGGGCGGCAGGTCCAAGAGTCACCGCTATTGGCCTAAACTGGGCTCCAAACACAACTCAGCCACTCACGGCAAGTTCAAGGTGACCACCAAATTTCGCACGGACTCGGGGTGCTACGCCACTACGGGGCTGAAGGTTAAACACCTGCTGTCTGGCCAGGAGAGGACGGTCTGGCACCTGCAATACACAGATTGGCCTGAGCAGGGCTGTCCTGAATATGTACTGGGATTTCTCT CATATCTGGAGGAGATCCAGTCTGTGAGGAGACACACTAACTCTATGCTGGACACCTCAAAGAGCCTCAATCCACCTGTGGTGGTGCACTGTAGCGCCGGCGTAGGTCGTACTGGAGTGGTCATCCTAACTGAGCTCATGATCAGGTGTTTGGAGCACAATGAG CCCGTGGAGGTTCCCACAATGCTATCAGAGCTGAGGCAGCAGAGGATGCTAATGGTACAGACCATATCCCAGTAtaagtttgtccaccaggttCTTATCCAGTTTCTCAAGAACTCCCGCCTTATTTGA